A single region of the Macrobrachium rosenbergii isolate ZJJX-2024 chromosome 5, ASM4041242v1, whole genome shotgun sequence genome encodes:
- the LOC136838895 gene encoding collagen alpha-2(I) chain-like, translating into MSLREVGGVCPRVVTPSTEPVVRDSQDLVDSRWKGIHVGVHALSSSDSDSGSDESKCKVSKKYVDRASGSKHPVGSSGSSLVGAGGSKYVVESEGSRHVVGSDGSRHVVGSDGSRHVVGSEGSKDLSGSKESIRPVGSEGSIHQVGSAGSKCLVGSKGSKHTVGSRGFNAPVGSDQHIVHAWSSVCAHSPSELAPTSSRHPAPHTTSHSVQDLSLELIQ; encoded by the exons atgAGTCtgagggaggtcggtggggtttgcccacgggtagtcacCCCCTCAACTGAGCCTGTTGTTCGAGATTCCCAGGACTTGGtggacagccgctggaaaggcatcCATGTCGGAGTTCATGCCCTTTCATCAAGTGATTCGGATTCTGGATCCGACGAATCCAAGTGCAAA GTCTCCAAGAAATACGTAGATCGTGCTTCAGGATCCAAGCATCCAGTGGGATCCAGTGGATCCAGTTTAGTGGGAGCTGGAGGATCCAAGTATGTAGTGGAGTCTGAGGGATCCAGGCATGTAGTGGGATCCGATGGATCCAGGCATGTAGTGGGATCCGATGGATCCAGGCATGTAGTGGGGTCTGAGGGATCCAAAGATCTGTCGGGATCCAAGGAATCCATtcgtccagtgggatctgagggatccattCATCAAGTGGGATCTGCAGGATCCAAGTGTttagtgggatccaagggatccaagcACACAGTGGGATCTAGAGGATTCAATGCACCTGTGGGATCAGATCAACACATAGTTCATGCATGGTCGTCAGTGTGCGCTCACTCCCCTTCTGAACTGGCACCAACCTCATCCAGGCATCCAGCACCACACACCACTTCTCATTCGGTTCAGGATCTTTCTCTAGAACTGATTCAGTGA